Within the Butyrivibrio sp. AE3004 genome, the region GGAGCTTCAGAAATTTATTGATGAATATAACAGCGGACAGCCCACATATCGTCATATCACAGCTATTGTTGTAAGAAGTACGCCTTTTATCAGAAACTCAACAGGTAAGATAAAGCGACAGGATGCACTAAAGGAAAATCCTGCAGCATAATAAAATCGGTTAAAGAATACAAATGGTTTTATAAAAATGAAAACAGCCTCAAGTGCTTCTTAATACAGAAGCATTTTGGGGCTGATGTTTTTGTATGGTATATAAAAAACACTTTTTATTCATTCATGAAAGGCAGAATACCGTTTAGAAAAATAGTGGTAAGTATATCTGCAATGTTTTCAGCAGGTGCATTGAAATTATCAGCTGTCCATTTGTGAAGAATACCGATATTACATCCAATGATACCGGCAATAAGATATGAGTATTTCTCTTTGGAAACACTGTTTCCTGTTATAGTATCTGAGACCTTTGAAACATACTGATGGAACATTGTCATTGCTTTTTCAAAGAATGCGTCTCCTCTGGCGCTTTCGAGAAGGCTTGCAAGAAACGGGTTTTTCTTTGTGTAGTTACATATTGCAAGAAAATAGGACCTGCACAGGTCTCTGTCATTTTCTGCATGGAATCCTTCCATCATATGAAAAATATCATTTATTGTTTTATCCTCGGCAGCGCTTACAAGAGCAGGTACATTTTCATAGTGATTATAAAAGGTGCTTCGCACAATACCTGCTTTTTTTATAACATCCGCAACTGTAATTTTTTCAAAATCCTTTTCTTTTATAAGAAGAAAAAAAGCATCTATTATTGCATCTTCTGCAGTGCTGTAACGTTCATCAAGTTCATTCATTTATAAAGTCCCCTTCATACGGAATTATAAGTAAATATCAGGTCTTATTATATATCAGTAATTACAATATCTGAAATAATTTTTTATGATATTTTTTGTCTGACTGAATGTAAGATAGACAGAACACTACCCTTTGCCATAAAACAAACAGGGATTATAATATGATGAGCTATAATATGAAGACAGGATAATTATTAAAGAAGACAAATGATTTGAATATGAAAAACAATAATAATACTCTGAAAAATAAAAATATATCTTCTGCATTTAAAGAGGCTGCAATAATTGCAGCTATACTTATGTTAAATGCTATTGTGTACATTGTCACAGGTTACGGTATTCCCTGTGTATTTAAGCTTATTACAGGGCTAAGCTGCCCCGGCTGTGGAATGACCCACGCCTATCTTGAGCTTTTACATGGAAATATTGAAGGAGCAATAAGTTATAATATTCTTTCCGTTACTGTTATGCCTTTGCTCATTCTGTTTCTGATTTACAAGGCAGTAGTTCTTATCAGAACAGGAAGTACTAAGATGAAGACATGGGAGAACATGTTTCTTATATGCATAGGAATAGTGACAGGCATCTTTTTTATCTACAGAAATATTCCCGGGATTATTTCACATCCTCTTTTTGGATTAATCATTTCTAAGTGAGTAGCTGTTAGCAATAATCAAGTAGAGTTTGGTTTTTAATCATACGATAATTAGTACTCAGGAGGTAGGCTTACTATGAGAAAAAAATATATATGGGGATTGATCATGATGATGGGATTTTTAACAGCATGTGGAAATGCTAAAGCAAATACTGCAAAAGATGCAGAGGTTGTCACAACAGTGGATGAAGAAAGCACGGCTAAGACAGATGAGCCTGAGATTATTGAGGAAGAGGCTTCTGAAATAATTGAAGATGAAGTTTTGTCTGAAGATGAGACAGGTGATGCAGAAATACTTGAGAAAGATGAAGCTAAAGCAAATGAGAATGCCTATGCTGAAGCGATAGAACAGGAGACATCCGTACAGGAGGAAGCGACCGAAAGTACAAATACAGATGAATCCCAAGACCGTACTCCTACAGCAGAAATTGGAGAACATGTTCTTCCTAAATATACTAATTTAAGGACAGACGAAGCGGGGACAATTGAGCATATATCATATACAGGACACGATTATGCCGGTGATGGAAGCGAAATCACAAAGGAAGCTAATGTATATCTGCCGCCGAACTACGATACAGAGAAAAAATATAATGTAATGATCCTTCTTCACGGAATTGGCGGAGATGAGGATGAATGGGGGCTTAATAAGAGCACATCAAGGGTAAAGGCTATTATGGATAACCTTGCATATTATGGAGATATAGAACCGTTTATTGTAGTTACACCAAACGGCAGAGCGGGTTCCGATACAAAAAAGGATACAAAGCTTATTGACTCCTTCTATAAGTTCGGAGAAGAACTTCGAAATGACCTTATTCCTTATCTTGATTCCCATTACAGTACCTATGGTGAATACGATGAGGCCGGATATGATCTTTCAGAGGCTCGTGCTCACAGGGCAATAGCAGGTTTGTCAATGGGCGGTATGCAGACGATCAATATAGGACTTGATGAATGCAATGACATTTTCGGATATTTCGGGGCATTTTCCGCTGCACCTACAAGCTATCCTGCTGCAAAAACAGCCGGAATTCTTGAAAACTGCGAATATCCTATTTATTATTTGTATAATATATGCGGATTACAGGATAGAATAGCGTATCAGAGTGCTTCTGCAGCAGCCAAGAACCTGCCTGCTCTAAGCGATAAGTTTGTAGACGGTGAAAACTTTATGTGGCAGGAAATGACCGGAGGTCATGATTTCCACATCTGGTATCAGGGATTTTATAATTTTGCACAGATAGCTTTTAAGCATGATAGTGAATAAGCAATTACAGTAAATCCTTGACTTTTTTTGTTACCATCGTTAAACTAGTTTGCAGAGCGTTGAAGATGTGGGGGCAACCCCGGGATGTTCTGTTTTCCATAAAGAGAGACAGGTCACTGGCTGAGAGCCTGTTTGGTAAAGACAGTTCGGAAATTTCGCATTGGAGCTAAAATTAAACATTTGAAATGAGAGTCTGCCTGATGGGCAGGAATCAGGGTGGTACCGCGGATATTATTCGTCCCTTACATCGGAAGATGTAAGGGACTTTTTAGATAACAGGAGGTAAAAATGATTAAAGAGCAATTAGACAAGATCAGGGAAAGTGCGATCAAGCAGATTAATGAGACAGATGCTCTCGATGTGCTTAATGATATTCGTGTTAATTTCCTTGGT harbors:
- a CDS encoding TetR/AcrR family transcriptional regulator: MNELDERYSTAEDAIIDAFFLLIKEKDFEKITVADVIKKAGIVRSTFYNHYENVPALVSAAEDKTINDIFHMMEGFHAENDRDLCRSYFLAICNYTKKNPFLASLLESARGDAFFEKAMTMFHQYVSKVSDTITGNSVSKEKYSYLIAGIIGCNIGILHKWTADNFNAPAENIADILTTIFLNGILPFMNE
- a CDS encoding DUF2752 domain-containing protein, with protein sequence MKNNNNTLKNKNISSAFKEAAIIAAILMLNAIVYIVTGYGIPCVFKLITGLSCPGCGMTHAYLELLHGNIEGAISYNILSVTVMPLLILFLIYKAVVLIRTGSTKMKTWENMFLICIGIVTGIFFIYRNIPGIISHPLFGLIISK
- a CDS encoding alpha/beta hydrolase; protein product: MRKKYIWGLIMMMGFLTACGNAKANTAKDAEVVTTVDEESTAKTDEPEIIEEEASEIIEDEVLSEDETGDAEILEKDEAKANENAYAEAIEQETSVQEEATESTNTDESQDRTPTAEIGEHVLPKYTNLRTDEAGTIEHISYTGHDYAGDGSEITKEANVYLPPNYDTEKKYNVMILLHGIGGDEDEWGLNKSTSRVKAIMDNLAYYGDIEPFIVVTPNGRAGSDTKKDTKLIDSFYKFGEELRNDLIPYLDSHYSTYGEYDEAGYDLSEARAHRAIAGLSMGGMQTINIGLDECNDIFGYFGAFSAAPTSYPAAKTAGILENCEYPIYYLYNICGLQDRIAYQSASAAAKNLPALSDKFVDGENFMWQEMTGGHDFHIWYQGFYNFAQIAFKHDSE